The window ATCGAATGACAAATAATAGAATTATGCCGTGCAAGGCTCAGTGCTGGCGGCCGCAAGATCCTCTCCGGCCAGTTGCAGTTGATACATCTGATAATAGCGCCCCTGCTGTTGCAGCAGTTGCTCATGCGTTCCCCGCTCAACAGTTTGCCCATGATGGAGCACCATTATCGTGTCGGCCTCAACGATGGTGGAAAGCCGATGCGCGATGATAATCAAGGTTGTCTGCTTCCTGATGATGCGCAGTGCCTTTTGCACCGCTTGCTCCGTACCCGAGTCAATATTCGCCGTCGCTTCATCGAGAATCAGGATTTTAGGCGTTTGCACCAGCACTCGTGCAATCGCTAACAGCTGTTTTTGCCCGGTAGACAAGTTGTTCCCTTGCTCGCCAATACGCGTATGCAATCCTTCCGGAAAATCTCGAACCAGCTCAGCAAGTTGTACCACTTCCAGCACGCGCCAGACCGCCTCTTCGCTGATATCACGCCCCAGCGTCACATTCACAAACATGGACTCCGCCAGCACAACGGGATCCTGCTGCACCATTGCCACATTTTGGCGCAACACCGCATGAGAAAGCGTCCATAGTGGCCGGTCATCAAGCCGAATTTCTCCCTCATCCGGCGTGTAATACCCCATCAATAAACTGGCCAGGGTGCTTTTTCCGCTGCCAGTATGCCCGACCAGCGCGACAAACCCACGCTCTGGTATCGTCAGAGAAATATGCTGTAGTACCCGCTTTTCCGTGCCATACGAGAAAGAGACATCGTCAATATCGACGCGCCCGGTAGCCAGCGGACGTTCATCATCGCCATAGCCCTGCTTTGCACCATCCATCAGTTCAAAGATGCGCTCACCGGCAACGACAGCCTGCTGTAACATGGACTGCTGGGTTGTCAGCTCAATCAGCGGTTCATTCAGACGGCCAAGATAGTTGATAAACGCATACAGTACCCCGACGCCAACCGACCCTACCGAGCTGAAACCAAATTGCATCAACAAACCACACAGCACCATCGCGGCAAATAAGCTCAGCAGCGGTCGCAACAGGAAACCTTCCAGACGCAACGCCTTCATTCGCGCCTCATAATGCGCGTGGCTGGAAGCCCCCAGTTTCTTGCCAAAGCGAGCCTGCTGGCGAAACTGCTGAATGACGCCCATGCCATTAATCACTTCGTTGAAACCATCATTAATGTCAGCCAGATAGCTTCGCACCTTGCGCACAATCGGCGTACTGAAACGATGGTACAGCCCCATGACTACTGCGACCGCAGGGAAAATCATCAGCGCAATCAGCGCCATCTGCCAGCTGAGACTGAACATCGCCACCAGCATCGCACCAACCAGCGCCGCACTGCGTAATACCGTTGACACCACCATGACGTAAAGATCTTTAACGACCTCGGTGTCATTAGTGACGCGTGAAATCAGTTGCCCAACGGGTTGCGTATCGAATGTACTCAGTGGCTGGCGCAAAGCCGCATCCATTACATCAATGCGCAGTTGCTGAACGACACCGACCGCTACGCGGTTAAACAACAGTGTTTGAAAATAGTGCAGCAGTGCCGCCAGAACTTGCAGCAGGATGTAGGCCATCGCCAGACCTGCCGCAATCGCCAGCGGGAATTCACCTTTGGCCACCAGATCATCAATAAAATAACTCACCAATATAGGGCCAGACACTTCTGCGGCAGCAGCAACCCACAACATCAGCACACCTAACATCAGCGGTTTCCGCCAGGGTGAACCATAGGCCAACAGGCGTTTCAACGTTGGCCAAAACTGTTGAGAACTCTTCATCCTCTCTTTCCTTCCGCCTGCGGCACATCATCCAGCGCCGCCTCCAACTGTTGATAGCGGTACATATCCCGATACCAGCCGGGTTCTGCCGCCAGCGTCCGGTGTGTGCCACGCTGCACCGTTTGTCCTTGCTGCAACACCACGATTTCATTCGCTTCAGTGAGGGCCGACAGGCGATGTGCGCTGATGATCAGCGTCCGTTTTTCGCCCCATGTTTTAAGATTTTGCAAAATCTGGTGCTCCGTTCGCCCATCCACCGCAGACAACGCATCATCCAACACCAGAATTTCAGCATCCAGCAGTAACGCCCGGGCAATCGCGATCCGCTGTTTTTGACCGCCAGATAGCATCACGCCACGCTCACCCACCTCAGTCTGATAGCCCTGAGGCAAACGCAGAATATCGTCATGAACGCTGGCAAGCCGTGCCGCCTGTTCAATCTCTTGCTGCGTCGCATCAGGTCGACCCAGTGCGATGTTTTGCGCTACCGTGTCCGAAAACAAAAAGGGCATTTGCCCGACAACGGCAAAACGACTCCGTAGTTCATCCAGCCGAATAGCATTCAACGGG is drawn from Pectobacterium aroidearum and contains these coding sequences:
- a CDS encoding SmdB family multidrug efflux ABC transporter permease/ATP-binding protein gives rise to the protein MKSSQQFWPTLKRLLAYGSPWRKPLMLGVLMLWVAAAAEVSGPILVSYFIDDLVAKGEFPLAIAAGLAMAYILLQVLAALLHYFQTLLFNRVAVGVVQQLRIDVMDAALRQPLSTFDTQPVGQLISRVTNDTEVVKDLYVMVVSTVLRSAALVGAMLVAMFSLSWQMALIALMIFPAVAVVMGLYHRFSTPIVRKVRSYLADINDGFNEVINGMGVIQQFRQQARFGKKLGASSHAHYEARMKALRLEGFLLRPLLSLFAAMVLCGLLMQFGFSSVGSVGVGVLYAFINYLGRLNEPLIELTTQQSMLQQAVVAGERIFELMDGAKQGYGDDERPLATGRVDIDDVSFSYGTEKRVLQHISLTIPERGFVALVGHTGSGKSTLASLLMGYYTPDEGEIRLDDRPLWTLSHAVLRQNVAMVQQDPVVLAESMFVNVTLGRDISEEAVWRVLEVVQLAELVRDFPEGLHTRIGEQGNNLSTGQKQLLAIARVLVQTPKILILDEATANIDSGTEQAVQKALRIIRKQTTLIIIAHRLSTIVEADTIMVLHHGQTVERGTHEQLLQQQGRYYQMYQLQLAGEDLAAASTEPCTA